One window of the Desulfovulcanus ferrireducens genome contains the following:
- a CDS encoding metal-dependent hydrolase yields the protein MPGYKGHLLGSLALSGSAVAAAFWFGQIHLDLKIIFILLCISLLASLFPDVDTDSKGQNLFYALLVALDLGLMIKGLYKWAAILGFCAMLPALGHHRGWTHTWWAMFLVPSAILVLPMIFYNISIEKLLPYYLAAIVGYFSHLLLDRKF from the coding sequence GTGCCAGGATATAAAGGACACCTGCTGGGGAGCTTAGCGCTTTCCGGTTCAGCAGTAGCCGCGGCTTTTTGGTTCGGGCAGATTCACCTGGACCTGAAAATTATTTTTATCCTTTTGTGTATATCTTTACTTGCCTCTTTATTTCCGGATGTAGATACTGATTCTAAAGGTCAGAACTTATTTTACGCTCTTTTAGTTGCTTTGGATCTGGGCTTAATGATTAAGGGACTATACAAATGGGCGGCTATTCTGGGCTTTTGCGCCATGTTGCCTGCCTTGGGGCATCACCGGGGATGGACTCATACTTGGTGGGCCATGTTTCTAGTCCCTTCAGCTATTCTGGTCCTGCCCATGATTTTTTATAATATTTCCATAGAAAAGCTCCTGCCCTATTATCTGGCCGCGATCGTTGGTTATTTTTCACACCTCCTTTTGGATCGCAAGTTCTAA
- a CDS encoding YihY/virulence factor BrkB family protein, with protein sequence MDRQTKNRGQPNLPSTTHNNKALTMWTRLTQAIFLGSKNFSRQQGFLHSAGLTFYALLSFIPLIFLLVSLAGLIWGDTIQVQEFIQNKLAILPWAKEIVTLQLNKFLNMAPRLSWISFIFIFWSAGLFFHALQISFNYIDNRPIKKQYWRLPLPWLIGPFLGISFIILMLIMHVLSYIPARFIPPGMTPDIWTWLGFALLIFSLYQILPQKRFATVPSFILSLALSLVSQLITKFFTHILWTQPNYSLIYGTLSSIILFLLWLNANMILILWGAHFLLLWEKQD encoded by the coding sequence ATGGATAGACAAACAAAAAACCGTGGGCAACCAAATTTGCCATCCACCACACATAATAATAAGGCCCTGACCATGTGGACCAGGTTAACTCAAGCTATTTTTCTAGGCTCGAAAAACTTTTCGCGCCAGCAGGGCTTTTTACACTCTGCTGGTCTGACCTTTTATGCCCTGCTCTCATTTATCCCTTTAATTTTTCTCCTGGTATCCCTGGCCGGCCTAATCTGGGGCGACACCATACAGGTTCAAGAATTTATTCAAAATAAATTGGCCATCCTGCCCTGGGCAAAAGAAATCGTTACCTTGCAACTAAATAAATTTTTAAACATGGCCCCAAGACTTAGCTGGATCAGTTTTATTTTTATTTTCTGGAGCGCAGGTTTATTTTTTCATGCCCTGCAAATAAGCTTTAACTACATCGATAATAGACCCATCAAAAAACAATATTGGCGCCTGCCTCTACCCTGGCTCATAGGCCCTTTTTTGGGTATAAGCTTCATTATCCTTATGCTTATCATGCATGTTTTGAGTTATATACCGGCGCGTTTTATCCCCCCGGGTATGACTCCCGACATCTGGACCTGGTTGGGTTTTGCCTTGCTTATCTTTTCTTTATATCAAATCCTGCCACAAAAAAGATTCGCCACTGTTCCAAGTTTTATCCTTTCCCTTGCTTTATCCTTAGTAAGCCAACTGATTACCAAATTCTTCACACACATCTTATGGACTCAACCCAATTACAGCTTGATTTACGGCACTTTGTCCTCAATCATTTTATTTTTGCTCTGGCTAAACGCCAACATGATCCTCATCTTATGGGGCGCGCACTTTTTATTACTATGGGAAAAACAAGATTAG
- a CDS encoding ATP-binding protein encodes MDKEKIIEILNQWNFWNRELPETYPRTGYEHEIINKAKADEILIIQGVRRSGKSTLLINFIRHLIENKVKKENILFVNLEDPGFATDLNLDLLEQIKEAFVYYLAPDEKPYIFLDEIQNIPGFEKWLLKEYELKKSHLFVTGSNAKLLSKEIGSLLSGRYLNIEVMPLSFKEFLVFNNLKINTKLDFINNRLIIEKFFERYMQYGGFPRVVLIPDCELKDEELKVYFDSILLRDIVARYKLDNFKVLEKIAIRMLSSISNIVSLNSLKKSLNLSFNLVNNYVEFLENAYMIFRVPLFAWSLKKQQANPRKIYAIDTGLARRVSFAVGKNEGFLLENIIFLELKRRFSEIYYFKTSRNYEVDFLIKEKEKITHLIQVCLSLQDEKTKKREFRSLVKAKAELKYTDNIRLSVLTKDSSRVEMFEGEKIEVVNVLEWLLWETGE; translated from the coding sequence GTGGATAAGGAAAAAATCATAGAAATTTTAAACCAGTGGAATTTCTGGAACAGAGAATTGCCTGAGACCTATCCCAGAACAGGCTATGAACATGAGATAATAAATAAAGCAAAGGCTGATGAAATTCTTATTATTCAGGGAGTTCGAAGAAGCGGCAAGTCTACTCTTCTTATTAATTTTATAAGACATTTGATTGAAAATAAGGTCAAAAAAGAAAATATCTTATTTGTCAATCTGGAAGATCCTGGATTTGCAACTGATTTAAACCTGGATTTACTTGAACAAATTAAGGAGGCTTTTGTCTATTATCTGGCGCCTGATGAGAAGCCTTATATTTTTCTGGATGAAATTCAAAATATTCCAGGTTTTGAAAAATGGTTGCTTAAAGAGTATGAATTAAAAAAATCACATCTTTTTGTAACGGGTTCCAATGCAAAACTTTTAAGCAAAGAAATTGGCTCTCTTCTTAGCGGACGATACTTAAACATAGAAGTAATGCCTCTTAGTTTTAAAGAATTTTTGGTTTTTAACAATTTAAAAATTAACACAAAACTGGATTTTATAAATAATAGATTGATAATAGAGAAATTTTTTGAGAGGTATATGCAATATGGAGGATTTCCCAGAGTAGTTTTAATTCCTGATTGCGAACTAAAAGATGAAGAATTAAAGGTATATTTTGATTCAATTCTGCTCAGAGATATTGTTGCCAGATATAAACTGGATAATTTTAAAGTTCTTGAAAAGATAGCCATCAGGATGCTTTCTTCAATTTCCAATATAGTCTCACTGAATTCTTTGAAAAAATCATTAAATTTATCCTTTAATTTAGTTAATAATTATGTTGAATTTCTTGAAAATGCCTATATGATATTCAGGGTTCCCCTGTTTGCATGGTCGTTAAAAAAACAACAGGCCAATCCCAGAAAAATATATGCTATTGATACCGGTCTTGCCAGAAGAGTTTCTTTTGCAGTAGGTAAAAATGAAGGTTTTTTGCTTGAAAATATCATTTTTTTAGAGCTCAAACGCAGGTTTAGCGAAATTTATTACTTTAAAACTTCACGAAATTATGAAGTTGATTTTTTAATCAAAGAAAAGGAAAAGATAACTCATCTGATACAGGTCTGTTTGAGTTTACAGGATGAAAAAACAAAAAAAAGAGAATTCAGAAGCTTGGTAAAAGCTAAAGCTGAATTGAAATATACGGATAATATCAGGCTTAGTGTATTAACTAAAGATAGCAGCAGAGTAGAGATGTTTGAAGGTGAAAAAATTGAAGTTGTTAATGTATTGGAATGGTTGCTTTGGGAAACGGGAGAATAG
- a CDS encoding LysE family transporter, translating to MLTLLTIFFSSFVIALSGAMMPGPLLTASVSESSRRGFIAGPLLMIGHSLLELALVIALLLGLAPFLMLDEVFIVIAIAGAGFLFWMAIGMFRTLPTLSLSWDAGTEERGHLVITGALLSIANPYWLIWWATIGLGYLLHSRQFGMWGIFFFFTGHILADFAWYAAVSVAVGKGRHFLSDRLYRGIIGTCATFLVIFACYFVYAALHKVMLGNL from the coding sequence ATGTTGACACTGCTCACTATCTTCTTTTCTTCCTTTGTAATTGCCCTATCCGGCGCAATGATGCCGGGGCCATTGCTGACCGCTTCTGTTAGTGAAAGCTCTCGTCGAGGCTTTATCGCCGGGCCGTTGCTTATGATTGGTCACAGCCTTCTTGAACTGGCATTGGTGATCGCACTATTACTGGGACTGGCTCCGTTTCTAATGCTAGATGAGGTCTTTATCGTTATTGCTATAGCAGGTGCCGGGTTTCTGTTTTGGATGGCTATCGGAATGTTTCGCACACTCCCAACCTTGAGTTTATCATGGGATGCAGGGACGGAAGAGCGTGGTCACTTGGTAATTACCGGGGCACTATTGAGCATAGCAAATCCATACTGGTTAATTTGGTGGGCAACAATTGGGCTTGGTTATCTTCTACATTCGAGGCAATTTGGTATGTGGGGTATCTTCTTTTTCTTCACCGGGCATATTTTGGCCGATTTCGCCTGGTATGCCGCGGTTTCTGTGGCTGTCGGGAAGGGCAGGCACTTTTTGAGCGATCGACTCTATAGAGGGATAATCGGGACATGCGCAACCTTTCTAGTGATTTTTGCATGTTATTTTGTCTATGCCGCTTTGCATAAAGTCATGTTGGGGAATCTTTGA
- the clpS gene encoding ATP-dependent Clp protease adapter ClpS → MSESISDGQVLTGTVIEEDLEEPRRYKVLLHNDDYTTMEFVVYVLKKVFHKTEAEAHHIMMSVHKNGIGVCGVYPKEVAETKVAMVRHMARKEGYPLKCTMEEV, encoded by the coding sequence ATGAGCGAAAGTATATCAGATGGACAGGTCCTAACCGGAACAGTTATAGAGGAAGATTTGGAGGAGCCACGGCGGTATAAAGTTCTATTACATAATGATGATTATACAACCATGGAATTTGTTGTCTATGTCCTAAAAAAAGTCTTTCATAAGACCGAGGCCGAGGCTCACCATATCATGATGAGTGTTCACAAGAATGGAATTGGTGTGTGTGGGGTGTATCCTAAAGAAGTGGCCGAGACCAAAGTTGCGATGGTCCGCCATATGGCCCGCAAAGAAGGTTATCCTTTGAAATGCACGATGGAAGAGGTGTAA
- the clpA gene encoding ATP-dependent Clp protease ATP-binding subunit ClpA, whose translation MLSKELEKIIGLAIQEVKKRHHEFLTLEHILYAYTLDEKGRAILEDCGVDLTRLKNQLERFFIEHLEVQPSSQEREIIQTVGVQRVMQRAIMHIQSAGKNMVQAGDLLAAMFEEEDSFAVYYLRTHGLTRLDVLEYISHAMEEDSPGSSCPGCSDQEKRSGEKSALALYTVNLVEKAQKGLIDPLVGRERELKRVIQVLLRRRKNNPILVGEPGVGKTAMAEGLALKIASGEVPESFLKTQIYALDMGALLAGTKFRGDFEARLKGVIKELKEIPGAILFIDEIHTIVGAGATTGGSMDASNILKPVLASGEIRCIGSTTYEEYKLHFEKDRALSRRFQKIELSEPTIEESIEILKGLKPYYEKYHKVKYMPSSLKAAVELSARFINDRYLPDKAIDVMDEAGAYFMLEGTIKGRKQVTPRDIEKVVARMARIPSRQVSTSDREKLLNLDKELKKVIFGQDKAIELLTKAIKRARAGLRDVHKPTGSFLMIGPTGVGKTELAKQLANTMGVKFVRFDMSEYMEKHAVARLIGAPPGYVGFDQGGLLTEAIRKNPYCVLLLDEIEKAHPDMFNILLQVMDHATLTDNTGRTADFRHVILLMTSNAGAREMESRAIGFGQEDEADKVQKAMKAVEKLFSPEFRNRLDAVIPFGSLSQEIMEMIVDKYLAELNEMLTAQKVQVQLTSSARSWLAKKGYDPDFGARPLARVMQEEVKDILADKLLSGKLDKGKKILIDLDEKQDQLSFRILPLK comes from the coding sequence ATGTTAAGTAAGGAATTGGAGAAAATTATTGGCCTGGCTATTCAGGAAGTCAAAAAAAGACATCATGAATTTTTAACTTTGGAGCATATTCTGTATGCCTATACCCTGGATGAGAAGGGAAGAGCTATCCTGGAAGATTGTGGGGTAGATTTGACTAGGTTAAAGAATCAACTGGAGCGTTTTTTTATTGAACACCTGGAAGTCCAGCCTTCTTCCCAAGAACGAGAAATTATTCAGACCGTGGGTGTGCAACGGGTGATGCAAAGGGCCATAATGCACATCCAATCAGCAGGGAAAAACATGGTTCAGGCTGGAGACCTTCTTGCAGCCATGTTTGAGGAGGAAGACTCTTTTGCTGTTTATTATCTTCGTACCCATGGCCTGACCAGGCTGGATGTATTGGAATATATTTCTCACGCGATGGAAGAAGATAGCCCTGGCTCTTCTTGTCCAGGATGTTCAGATCAGGAGAAGAGATCTGGAGAAAAGAGCGCGCTGGCTTTATATACAGTTAACCTGGTTGAAAAGGCCCAAAAGGGCTTGATTGACCCGTTGGTAGGCCGAGAAAGGGAGCTGAAAAGAGTAATTCAAGTCCTTTTGCGGCGCAGAAAAAATAATCCCATTCTGGTTGGAGAGCCAGGCGTTGGAAAAACAGCCATGGCCGAGGGTTTGGCTTTGAAGATTGCCAGTGGCGAAGTGCCTGAGTCTTTTCTGAAAACTCAGATTTATGCTTTAGATATGGGAGCGTTACTTGCCGGGACCAAGTTCAGAGGTGATTTTGAGGCCAGGCTAAAGGGAGTGATTAAGGAGCTGAAAGAGATCCCGGGCGCGATATTGTTTATCGATGAAATTCACACCATTGTTGGGGCCGGGGCGACCACTGGCGGCTCAATGGACGCTTCTAATATTCTGAAGCCGGTTCTTGCTTCAGGAGAGATTCGGTGCATTGGTTCAACCACTTATGAAGAATATAAACTTCATTTTGAAAAAGATCGGGCTTTGTCCAGAAGGTTTCAAAAGATTGAGCTGTCTGAGCCCACCATTGAAGAAAGCATAGAGATTTTAAAGGGGCTCAAGCCCTACTATGAAAAGTATCATAAGGTTAAATACATGCCCTCAAGCCTAAAGGCTGCCGTGGAGCTTTCAGCCCGGTTTATTAATGATCGTTATCTTCCGGACAAGGCCATTGATGTCATGGATGAGGCCGGGGCTTATTTTATGCTTGAAGGAACTATAAAGGGCAGGAAGCAGGTCACTCCGCGCGATATTGAAAAGGTTGTGGCCCGCATGGCTCGTATTCCTTCTCGCCAGGTGTCTACATCAGACAGGGAAAAACTTTTAAATTTGGACAAGGAACTGAAAAAGGTCATTTTCGGTCAAGACAAAGCCATAGAACTTTTGACCAAGGCTATAAAGCGGGCCAGGGCAGGACTGAGAGATGTGCACAAACCCACGGGGTCATTTCTAATGATTGGTCCCACGGGTGTGGGTAAAACAGAGCTGGCCAAGCAACTAGCCAACACGATGGGGGTAAAATTTGTTCGATTTGATATGAGCGAGTACATGGAAAAACATGCTGTGGCTCGCTTGATTGGCGCACCTCCGGGCTATGTTGGTTTTGACCAGGGGGGGCTACTCACTGAGGCCATTCGGAAAAATCCTTACTGTGTTCTACTCCTGGATGAAATAGAAAAGGCCCACCCAGATATGTTTAATATACTTCTCCAGGTTATGGATCATGCAACGCTCACTGATAATACCGGGCGGACGGCAGATTTTCGACATGTTATACTGCTGATGACTTCCAATGCCGGAGCCAGGGAAATGGAATCGAGAGCCATTGGTTTTGGTCAGGAGGATGAGGCGGATAAAGTTCAAAAGGCCATGAAGGCAGTGGAAAAACTGTTCAGTCCTGAATTTCGCAATAGATTGGATGCGGTCATTCCCTTTGGTAGCTTAAGTCAGGAAATTATGGAGATGATCGTCGATAAATATCTTGCTGAATTAAATGAGATGCTCACTGCTCAAAAAGTCCAGGTCCAACTCACTTCTTCAGCTAGGTCCTGGCTGGCTAAAAAGGGGTATGATCCTGATTTTGGAGCCAGGCCCTTGGCTCGGGTTATGCAGGAAGAGGTCAAAGACATTTTGGCTGATAAGCTCCTTTCCGGAAAGCTGGATAAAGGAAAGAAGATACTCATAGACCTGGATGAGAAGCAGGACCAACTCAGTTTTAGGATTCTCCCATTGAAATAA